The Candidatus Rokuibacteriota bacterium genome segment GATTCTGAGGTTTCTGCCGGCGCGGTCCGGCGGCTGGTCCAGGCCCTCCGCGAGCACCTGACTCTGTCGCGCTTCCATGCCATCGTCGGGATCATTGCCGGCTTCATCTCCATCAGCGTCGGGCTCTATACGTATCTCCACTTTTCCAGGCCTGGATCGCCCGTGATCGGTGAGATCGTGGTTATTCTGCAGGACGCTCGGACGGGCAAGCCCGTCACGGACGCGACGGTGGAGATCCTGACTCTCAAGGACGCGGTGGTGACCACGCTGACGCCGGGGGCCGAGGGGCAGGCCCGCGGGAGGCTCAAGGAGGGCACCTACCGCCTTCGGGTCATTCACCCTCGCTTCGTGGCCGATGCGCGTCAGGTGCAGATCGTCGCCGGGCAGACAGCGGAGGTACGCTTGAAGCTCGTCCAGCCGGCCCCGAAGACCGGCCCGATCGACGACGCCGTGGGAGCCGTCAAAAGGATCTTCAAGTGAAGCTCCGTGGAGGGGGCAGACATGTCGACGACCGAAGCGTTCGAGATCACCAAGACCGAGGCCGAGTGGCGAAAGATTCTGACTCCCGAGCAGTTCCATGTCCTGCGCAAGCATGGGACGGAGCGCGCCGGCACGAGCCTGCTCGACAAGGAATACGGTGGCGGCACATTTG includes the following:
- a CDS encoding carboxypeptidase-like regulatory domain-containing protein; this encodes MTARLGLPPLPLSCYSSRVMDGERGPTDSEVSAGAVRRLVQALREHLTLSRFHAIVGIIAGFISISVGLYTYLHFSRPGSPVIGEIVVILQDARTGKPVTDATVEILTLKDAVVTTLTPGAEGQARGRLKEGTYRLRVIHPRFVADARQVQIVAGQTAEVRLKLVQPAPKTGPIDDAVGAVKRIFK